A single genomic interval of Helianthus annuus cultivar XRQ/B chromosome 6, HanXRQr2.0-SUNRISE, whole genome shotgun sequence harbors:
- the LOC110880776 gene encoding class V chitinase CHIT5b isoform X1 gives MEFLNAPTISLVILSLAICSSTSATNSMYYSHGPNKGAYWPSWSIDFPPSAIDTTLFSHAYYAFLSPNNVTFKFDVDYPTALSLKNFTTTLHKKKPSIKTLLSIGGAAEGPILFSHMASSYDSRKNFILSTIEVARKFDFDGVDLDWEFPQTPIDMVNFRHLLHEWRVAVKKEAKSTCRPQLLLSAATYYKPEITLDNVYRKYPVKSINKNLDWINAMCYDYHGSWDLTTTGAQAALYDPNSNVSTSYGLHSWIKAKIQREKLVMGLPLYGRTWQLKDPSLYGIGAPAVDVGPGIQGQLGYADVEKFNIQNNAKVVFDLSTVSVYSVAGNTWIGYDDARSVKIKLRRHGLFKNPPNGKIDLQVDRRSYIVVVVIVVWFKNYICNIVFYERT, from the exons ATGGAATTCCTCAATGCTCCTACTATTTCCCTTGTGATTTTGAGTCTTGCCATTTGTAGTAGCACTAGTGCTACCAACTCTATGTATTATTCTCATGGCCCAAACAAAGGGGCTTATTGGCCTTCATGGTCCATAGATTTTCCACCATCCGCTATCGACACCACTCTATTTTCTCATGCTTATTATGCTTTTCTTTCTCCTAATAACGTCACATTTAAGTTTGACGTTGATTATCCAACCGCTTTGTCGCTCAAAAACTTCACAACCACGCTTCATAAAAAGAAACCATCCATCAAGACGTTGCTTTCCATAGGAGGCGCAGCCGAAGGGCCAATACTATTCTCCCACATGGCCTCGAGTTATGACTCGAGGAAAAATTTCATCCTTTCCACTATAGAAGTGGCACGAAAGTTTGACTTTGACGGGGTTGACCTAGATTGGGAATTCCCGCAAACCCCAATTGATATGGTCAACTTTCGCCACTTGCTTCATGAGTGGCGTGTGGCGGTCAAGAAAGAAGCTAAGTCAACGTGTAGACCACAACTTCTTCTTTCAGCCGCCACATATTATAAGCCAGAAATTACATTGGATAATGTTTATCGTAAATACCCAGTAAAATCCATAAACAAAAACTTAGATTGGATAAATGCAATGTGTTATGACTATCACGGGTCGTGGGATCTCACCACGACGGGTGCCCAAGCAGCCTTATACGATCCAAACAGCAACGTGAGCACGAGTTACGGGCTACACTCATGGATCAAGGCTAAGATCCAAAGAGAAAAATTGGTAATGGGGTTGCCATTATATGGTCGAACGTGGCAACTAAAGGATCCATCTCTATATGGTATCGGAGCTCCAGCTGTGGATGTCGGGCCAGGGATCCAAGGACAATTGGGTTATGCAGACGTGGAAAAGTTCAATATCCAGAATAATGCCAAGGTGGTGTTTGACTTGTCAACTGTGTCTGTATATTCTGTTGCGGGAAACACTTGGATTGGTTATGACGATGCTAGATCGGTGAAAATAAAG CTTCGAAGACATGGGTTATTTAAAAACCCACCTAACGGCAAAATCGACTTACAAGTGGACCGGAGAAGTTACATTGTAGTTGTAGTTATAGTTGTTTGGTTTAAGAATTATATTTgtaatattgtgttttatgagaGAACATAG
- the LOC110880776 gene encoding class V chitinase CHIT5a isoform X2 codes for MEFLNAPTISLVILSLAICSSTSATNSMYYSHGPNKGAYWPSWSIDFPPSAIDTTLFSHAYYAFLSPNNVTFKFDVDYPTALSLKNFTTTLHKKKPSIKTLLSIGGAAEGPILFSHMASSYDSRKNFILSTIEVARKFDFDGVDLDWEFPQTPIDMVNFRHLLHEWRVAVKKEAKSTCRPQLLLSAATYYKPEITLDNVYRKYPVKSINKNLDWINAMCYDYHGSWDLTTTGAQAALYDPNSNVSTSYGLHSWIKAKIQREKLVMGLPLYGRTWQLKDPSLYGIGAPAVDVGPGIQGQLGYADVEKFNIQNNAKVVFDLSTVSVYSVAGNTWIGYDDARSVKIKVEYAKTLKIGGYFFWAVDADHEWKISRQASKTWVI; via the exons ATGGAATTCCTCAATGCTCCTACTATTTCCCTTGTGATTTTGAGTCTTGCCATTTGTAGTAGCACTAGTGCTACCAACTCTATGTATTATTCTCATGGCCCAAACAAAGGGGCTTATTGGCCTTCATGGTCCATAGATTTTCCACCATCCGCTATCGACACCACTCTATTTTCTCATGCTTATTATGCTTTTCTTTCTCCTAATAACGTCACATTTAAGTTTGACGTTGATTATCCAACCGCTTTGTCGCTCAAAAACTTCACAACCACGCTTCATAAAAAGAAACCATCCATCAAGACGTTGCTTTCCATAGGAGGCGCAGCCGAAGGGCCAATACTATTCTCCCACATGGCCTCGAGTTATGACTCGAGGAAAAATTTCATCCTTTCCACTATAGAAGTGGCACGAAAGTTTGACTTTGACGGGGTTGACCTAGATTGGGAATTCCCGCAAACCCCAATTGATATGGTCAACTTTCGCCACTTGCTTCATGAGTGGCGTGTGGCGGTCAAGAAAGAAGCTAAGTCAACGTGTAGACCACAACTTCTTCTTTCAGCCGCCACATATTATAAGCCAGAAATTACATTGGATAATGTTTATCGTAAATACCCAGTAAAATCCATAAACAAAAACTTAGATTGGATAAATGCAATGTGTTATGACTATCACGGGTCGTGGGATCTCACCACGACGGGTGCCCAAGCAGCCTTATACGATCCAAACAGCAACGTGAGCACGAGTTACGGGCTACACTCATGGATCAAGGCTAAGATCCAAAGAGAAAAATTGGTAATGGGGTTGCCATTATATGGTCGAACGTGGCAACTAAAGGATCCATCTCTATATGGTATCGGAGCTCCAGCTGTGGATGTCGGGCCAGGGATCCAAGGACAATTGGGTTATGCAGACGTGGAAAAGTTCAATATCCAGAATAATGCCAAGGTGGTGTTTGACTTGTCAACTGTGTCTGTATATTCTGTTGCGGGAAACACTTGGATTGGTTATGACGATGCTAGATCGGTGAAAATAAAGGTAGAATATGCAAAAACACTTAAAATAGGAGGGTATTTCTTTTGGGCAGTAGATGCTGATCATGAATGGAAAATCTCCCGACAAG CTTCGAAGACATGGGTTATTTAA
- the LOC110884062 gene encoding 60S ribosomal protein L39-3 has protein sequence MPSHKTFMIKKKLAKKMRQNRPIPHWIRMRTDNTIRYNAKRRHWRRTKLGF, from the exons ATG CCGTCACACAAGACATTTATGATCAAGAAGAAGCTTGCCAAGAAGATGAGGCAGAACAGGCCTATTCCTCACTGGATTCGCATGAGGACCGACAATACCATCAG GTACAACGCTAAGCGCAGGCATTGGCGTAGAACCAAGCTTGGATTCTAA